The Chordicoccus furentiruminis DNA window GATGGAAGAACGGGACGTTCTCCACCAGATTGGTCAGCGGCTGATCGATGACCAGCTTGATCACGACGATCAGCAGGATCTCCGGAACGGAGTAGATGATGTCGACGATCCGCATCATGACGGTGTCCGCACGGCCGCCCAGAAGGCCCGAGATCGAGCCGTAGATCGAGCCGATAATCATGACGATGATCGCGGATACGACGCCGACCAGCAGCGAGATCCTCGTACCGGTCATGCATCGGACCATCAGATCCCGTCCGAGACGGTCAGTCCCGAAGGGATGTGAGAAGCAGGGCCAGAGGTTTTCATCGCCGTGAACCTGCTCGTCGTAGGTGTAGGGGGAAAGCATCGGTCCGATCACCGCGAAGACGATGATGATCAGGATGACCACCAGCGCGGCCATCGCGATCCGGTTCTCCCGGAGGCGTCTCCAGCTCGCTTTCCAGAAACCGACCTCTTCCGTGCCGGACGCCTCCGTGCTGTAGAAACCGGCCGGCAGTTTTTCGTAGTCACTCTTCTCCACCGGAATCTGGAGGGACAGTATGTTTCTCATTTTCTTCCTCCTTACGCCATCTCAATCCGGGGATCCACGATCTGATACAGCACGTCGCAGATCAGGTTCATGGTGATGATCAGCGCGGCGTAGAAGACGGTGACGCCCATGATCAGCGTGTAGTCACGGGCGCTGATGGCATTGACGAAATACCGGCCGAGTCCCGGGACGTTGAAGACGGACTCCGCGACAAAACCGCCGGTGAGAATCGAGGCGGTCAGCGGTCCCAGATAGGTGATGATCGGGATCAGAGAGTTCTTCAGCGCGTGCACGAAGATCACCGTTCCCTCTCCCATTCCCTTCGCCCGCTCCGTCTTCAGGTAATCCTGGCCCAGCACCTCGAGGATGCTGGCGCGGGTCAGACGCATCAGATAGCAGGTCGGATAGGTCGCCAGCACGATCACCGGCATCACCTCGCCGCCCGGCTTCCCGTAGGAGACCGGCAGCACTTTCAGATTGACCGAGAGCACGAGCATCAGCACCGCGGCGAGCACATAGCCGGGGATCGAGATGCCGACCGCCGAGATTACGCGGATCACGCCGTCGGCGGGCTTTTCCTTCCACAGCCCGGCGACACAGCCCAGCGGCACGCCGATGACGATCGCGGCGATCAGTGCCCGGATTCCCAGCTGCATCGAAACGGCGAACGATTCGGTCACGATCGTGCTGATCGCCCTTCCCTTCTGAAGAACGTAGCTCGTCCCCATATCTCCGTGAAACAGGTTCTGAAGATAGCGGATGTACTGAACGAAGACCGGTTTGTCCAGTCCGTACTTGGCGATCAGAATTTTTCTTGTCGCCTCTGTCGCCTTCTCGGACATGAACGGATCGCCCGGAATGATATTCATAAGAAAAAAGGTGATCGTGATGATCGCGAAGAGGCTGATCACCGCGAGCAGCACCCGCTTCATTATCTTCTCAAACAGAATCATGCGTCTCCCACCTTCCGTTTTCTGTCATACCCGGATCAAAGCTGTGTGCAGGCTGCGAAATGACCCGGCGCGATTTCCTTCAGCCCGGGAAACGTTTCCGCGCACGCCGCACACTGACGCGGGCACCGCGTCCGGAACGGGCAGCCGGAGGGCGGGTTCAGCGGCGAGGGAATCTCCCCTTCCAGCACGACACGCTTGCGCTTCGCGCTTTTATCCGGGTCCGGAATCGGAATCGCGGACAGAAGCATCTGCGTGTACGGATGCTGCGGATTGCGGTACAGCTCGTCGCTGGAGGCCAGTTCCACGAGCCGGCCGAGATACAGCACCGCGATCCGGTCGCTGATATGGCGCACCACCGACAGGTCATGGGCGATGAAGAGGTAGGTGATGCCCTTCTCTTTCTGAAGCCGTTCCAGCATGTTGATGACCTGAGCCTGGATCGAGACGTCAAGCGCCGATACCGGTTCATCACAGACGATAAATTCCGGATGCACCGAAAGCGCGCGGGCGATGCCGATCCGCTGACGCTGTCCGCCGGAGAACTCATGCGGATACCGGTTGTAGAAATACTCCGAGAGGCCCACCATATTCATCAGGGAGAGGATTTTTTCCTTTCTCTCCTCGCGGCTTTCGTAGAGCTGGTGAAGATCCAGCCCTTCGCCGATCAGGTCAGAGACGGTCTTTCTCGGATCGAGGGAGGCGTAGGGGTCCTGGAAGACGATCTGCATCTTCTGGCGGTACGCCTGCATGTCCGCGTCGTTGAGGCGCTGGTTCTCGAAGAAAATATCCCCGCCGGTCGGCTCGAGCAGCCGGAGCACGCATCGGCCCAGTGTGGACTTTCCGCAGCCCGACTCGCCGACCAGACCGAGCGTCTCGCCCTTCCGGATCGAGAAGGAGACGTCGTCCACCGCGCGGACCAGGCCTTTCCGGAACGGACTCTGCTTCACCTCGTAGTATTTTTTCAGGTGCTTCACCTCAAGCAGGTTCTCGCCTTCAGTCTGCATCCTTCCTCTCCTCCTTCGCCTGTTCCTCACGGAATACCTTCCAGCAGCGGACGGTATGACCGTCGCCGAGGGACGCTTCCTCCGGCCTCTTCCGCGCGCAGATCTTCATCGCGTAAGGACAGCGGCGCGCGAAGGCGCATTCATCGCCCAGGAGCGACATCTCCGGCGGATTTCCTTCGATCGGCACCAGCGGCTTCTTCTCCTCGCCTTCCACATCCGGAATCGAGTGAAGGAGTCCTTCGGTGTACGGATGGCGGTGACCGTAGAAGATCTGGCGTTTGTCGCCGGACTCCACGATCTCGCCGGCGTACATCACGAGCACCCGGTCGCATATATCCGCCATCACGCCGAGATCGTGGGTGATGAAGATGATCGACGTGTGGAGCTTGGCCTTCAGTTCTTTCAGGAGGTCGATGATCTGAGCCTGAATCGTCACATCGAGCGCGGTCGTCGGCTCATCCGCGATCAGAAGCTCCGGATCGCACGCCAGCGCCATCGCGATCATCGCACGCTGACGCATGCCGCCGGAAAACTCGTGAGGATACTGGCGCAGCCTCCGCTCCGGCTGGTTGATGCCGACCAGCTTCAGCAGCTCGATGCTGCGCGCTTCGCGCTCGGGCTTCGCCATCTTCGTGTGCTTTTTCAGCACCTCGTCCAGCTGATAGCCGATCGTGAACAGCGGATCCAGCGAGGTCATCGGATCCTGGAAGATCTCGGAGATCCGCCGCCCGCGGATCTTCCGAAGCTCCCGCAGCGGCATCCCGAGAAGCTCCTGGCCGTCGAAGATAATCTGTCCCCCTTCAATCACGGCGTTTTCAGGAAGCAGGCGGAGAATGGCGTTCGAGGAAATGGATTTTCCGCTCCCCGACTCGCCAACGATGCCCAGCACCTCCCCGCGCTTCAGCGTATAGCTGACATCGCGAATCGTGGGAACCAGCTCCTTCCGGATCCGGAAGGAAAGCTTCAGATCCTTCACCTCAAGGAGATTTTCATTCCTGACTGCATCCGTTTCTTTCATCATACCCGCCCCTGCTGTTCGCGGTTTTTCAGCCGCTGACTGTTCACTTCCGCATTCGGCCCACAAAAAAAGCGTACAGAAGAAAAATCACATTTCCTCTGCACGCCTTTGTGCCTCGGCGCTCCCCGCGCATGTCTCAAATACGGCAGGCCGATCGCAGGAACTCATTTTCCTACTGCATTCTGCTAAAGTGATTAATAAAACTATACAGCATCTGTGCAGAATGTCAATAAAAAATATCCGGCCGGCCGTCGCCCGAAAGGATCACGATCAGCCGTCCGCTGTCAAAATCCGCCCGCGCTTCCGCTCCGGTCATCTCGTTGCTGATGGTCAGCGACGGAGCCCGTCCGTCAAGGCGGAAGGCTTCCAGCGGGTATTTCACACCGGTCAGACTGAGCTTTTCCACCGGTCCGCCGAGCGGCAGAAAGGAGAGATAGCGGAAGGCACGCGGCATCCGCGCCGTCACGTAAACAGCATCTCCGGTATATTCCGGTCCGCACCCGGAGAAAATGACCGTCAGCCGGCGTTCTTCGTCCTCCCGGCGGAAAAGGACCGGCCGCTCCGTCACAAACAGGAGATTCTGCTCATCCAGCATAAAAGAAGGAGTCCCCGCGTCGGTGCCGATCGTGAGATTCAGGATGTTCGCGAGAAAATGATCCAGCCGCCCGCCGGTCGCTCCGAGAAGCCAGATCTCGCCGGAATTCCGTTTCACCGCCTCGCGAACCGCCGCTTCCATATCCGAGAAATTTTTCTCCGCCGGATAGGTGAGCACCTGCGCGCCGTCACGGGCGGCGCTGCTTCGGGCGGATCTGAGCACCGCTGCGTCCGCACTGTCGTAGTCGCCGAGAATCAGCCCCGGCCGGATGTCGGCAGCATGCAGGGCGTCGATTCCGCGGTCAGCGGCGATCACGAAATCGGGCGAAAGACACCGTGCCGCGGATGCAAGAAAGGCGGGGCGCAGAGCGCCTCCGCCGACGATCATCGTTCTCATATGCATTTCCCTTTCCTGCGCGAGCGCATCAGCGGTAGCGGTTCTGTTCCGCTTCCTTCAGATCCTCGTAGATCAGGCAATAGTTTCCGTACCGCACGGGGTCGATGTTGCCTTCTTCAAGCGCTGCCTTCACCGCGCAGTCCGGCTCGCTGATATGGACGCAGCCGTCAAAGCGGCAGCGGCCGAGATAAGGAAGAAACTCGTCGTAGTAGTTCTTCAGCTCTTCCTTACGAATCCCCGAATTTTCGAGTGCCATAAAACCGGGCGTATCACAGAGCCATGAGACTTCATCGACCGGAATCAGCTCGGCGTGACGCGTTGTGTTTTTTCCGCGGGACAATTTGCGCGAGATTTCACCGGTTTCCATACGAACCGCCGACTGAACCGCGTTCGCGAAGGAGGACTTCCCCGCGCCGGACGGCCCCGCGAGCACGGTTGTCCGCCCGGTCAGCATCGACTTCAGCTCGTCCACGCCCCTTCCCTCGCGGACGCTGACCAGCCGCACGGGGGAGCCGCATTTCATGTACATTCCGCGCAGCTTCTCCGCTTCCTCACTCGTGAGAAGATCCGCCTTGTTGAACGCGATCACGCAGGGGATTCCCTCCCGCTCCATCGAGATCAGGAACCGGTCAAGCAGGACGAAATTCGGATCCGGCGTCTTCGCCGCAAAAAACAGCAGTGCCTGATCGATGTTCGCCGCCGCCGGTCGCGCGAGCTCACTGGTTCTTGGAAGCAGCTCGACGAGGTTCCCCTGATGGGTCTCCCTGTCAAGCACATCGATGCGCACCCGGTCGCCGACCAGCGGCTTTCTGCCCTGCTTTCGGAAGATTCCTCTTGCCTTGCATTCATAAATGCCGGATCCCGCTACATATACGTAGTAGAATCCGGCAATTCCCTTCACAATGATTCCTGTCATAGACTCAGCTGTTCTCTTTGAACGTCACCGGCCACTCGGCGCGGGCCACGTAGTTTCCGTTTTCCTGCTCGTACAGGTACACCGTTCCGTCGGTGACGCCGTCCGCACCGGTCACTCTCAGCGTATATGGGAAGGTCAGCGCTGTGGTGTTTTCCTCAATCACAGTCTGCTGATCCGTTCCGTTCACGTTCTGCACAAGCACCAGCCGGTACGCGCCGTTCTGGTAGGTCGTCGGCGCGAGCAGAGAGGCGGTCGCCGTCCATCTCCCTGATGAGGACGCGTTCGACGCGCCGGACCGGGCAGCGCCTGAGGCCGCATTCCCGCCGGCGGTCTCCGCCACCGACTCCGCCGCACTCTCCGCAGCCGCTTTCTGCGGGTTGTTGACGGTCAGCGTCAGATCCGATCCGTAGGCGACGGTATCGCCCGCGTTCACGCTCTGGCTCATGACCTGATCCGCATCGACGTTCTCGCTGCTCCCGTAGGCTACCGTCACGATAAAGCCAGCCGCCTTTGCGGCCGCCACCGCCTCATCCTCGCCGTAGCCGATGTAGCTGGTCGCCGTGATATCCTCCGAGCCCTCCGGACCGCTGCTGACGGTCAGGGTGATCTCCGTCTTCGCCGTAACCTGTTCTCCCTCCGCGGGCGAAACCGAGATTACGTTTCCGACGGTGACGTCGGAGGAATTCTGTTTCGTAACGCTGACCGACTCAAATCCGGCCTGTTTCAGTGCCTTCCCGGCATCCGTCACATACTGTCCGGTTACGGACGGCACCGCGATCGTCTCCGGACCGCTGCTCACATAGTAGCTGATCGCGGAGTTGGCCTCCACGGCCGTGCCGGCGTCCGGACTCTGATAGACGACGGTTCCGGCAGCCTGGTCAGAGGACTGCTGTCCGAGGGACTGGATCGTGAGGTTCTTCGAAGCGGCCGTCGTCTTCGCGTCCGCCTCGGTCATCCCGATGATGTTCGGCACATTGACCGTACCGGCCGCGGCCGAAGTGACTGATGCGGCGCCCGATTCGGAATCCGAAGGCTGCCCGGTGCGGAAGAGCCCCGCTGCCCGGCAGATAAAGAAGATCAGAATGCAGATGATGAGACCGCAGACGATGAAGCTGCCGACCGTCACCGCCTTCTCGAGTCCGGAGCTGCCTTCCTCTTCATCCCTATTATCCCTCTCCTTCTCCTCCTCCGGCTCGCGCTCGGGCTCGACGCCCTTTCTCGCGTTCTCGATGGATGAGAAGGATTTCGTCTGTTCCGGCTGCTTTTTGCCCTCCGGAAGTCTTCCCTCCCGGATCGCCTCGCGGTCCTTGTCTGAAATCATGACCGTCCGTCCCTGATCCGTCAGGGGCGCCAGCTGGACGAAATGGCCGTCCGGCTCCATCAGGGACCGCTTGAGGTCCGCGATGACCTCGTTCATCGACTGATAGCGGCGGTCAACGCTTTTCTGCGTGCATTTGTAGATGATCTGCTCAAGGGCATAGGGAAGATCCGGCGTGTATTTCGTCGGCGGCTCCATCTCGTCCTGCAGATGCTTGATCGCGATGGCGACCGTCGTCTCTCCGTCGAAAGGCACCCGTCCGGTAACCATCTCGTAGAGCGTGATGCCGAGGGAATAGATGTCGGACCGTGCGTCCGAGTACCCGCCTCTCACCTGCTCAGGCGAGCTGTAATGAACGGATCCCATCGCGTTGGCGCTGATGGTGTTGGAGGAGGCGGCGCGGGCGATGCCGAAATCCGTCACCTTGACCTTGCCGTCTGTGGAAATGCAGATATTCTGAGGCTTCACATCCCGGTGGACGATCCCCTGATCGTGAGCCGCCGCGAGCCCCATGCAGACCTGAATCGCGATGCTGGTCGCTTCCCGGACGGAAAGCTTTCCCTTCTTCGCGATATATTCTTTCAGTGTGATGCCTTCGACGAGCTCCATGACGATATAATAATTGCCCTGGTCCTCGCCCACATCGTAGACGTTGACGATATTCGGATTGGCGAGCCCCGCCGCTGCCTGGGCCTCGCTCCGGAACTTCGAGATGAAGCTGCTGTCATTCGCGAATTCCGGCTTCATGACCTTCACGGCCACATACCGGTTCAGCTTTGAATCCATGGCCTTATAGACATCCGCCATGCCGCCGGCCCCGATCCTCCCGACAATCTCATACCGACCTGCTAGAATTGTACCCGTTTTTAACATTCTTACACCTCATCCGCATCCGGGCTGATGATCAGCACTGCGATGTTGTCCTTGCCGCCGTTTTCGTTCGCCTCATTTACGAGGATCTTCGGGGTCTCCCCAATTTCCGCCGAAGTGGACAGGATTCTTCTGATCTCCCGGTCATCCACCATATTGGTGAGACCGTCGGTGCACATCAGAATCATCGCGTCCGGCGACAGCTGGTAATCAAAAAAATCAATGTCTATGTCCTCGGCCGCACCGACCGCCCTTGTGATGATATTGCGGTCAGGGTGGGTCCTCGCTTCCTCCCTGGTCAGCTCTCCGAGCCGTACCATCTCCTCCACGAGGGAATGATCCTTCGTGATCTGCGTCAGAGTTCCATCGAAAAGATAAAGCCGGCTGTCGCCGACATTTGCTGTGTACGCATAATTGCCAATCACGGTCGTCACGACGATCGTCGTGCCCATCCCGAGCATCGCCTCGTGCTCCGAGGCTTCTCTCCGGATTCCGCGGTTGGCAAGCTTAATCGCCTCGTCAATCAGTTTGACGGGATTCTTCTCTCTGCTCTCCGCGATGAACCCTTTCACCGTGTTCACCGCATAGCGCGAGGCAAAATCACCGGCGTTGTGCCCGCCCATGCCATCGGCTACGATATACAGATTCGGAAGATTCCCTACCGGTTGGTCCGAGGCGAAGATGCAATCCTGATTGATATTTCGCTTTCGTCCTACATCAGTAGCCGAATAAGATCTCATGCTTTCTGGTCCATTTCTGTGCAGCGCTTTCGCAGCTGCCCGCAGGCGCCGTCGATATCTCTGCCCATTTCTCTTCTAATAGTAACATGTATTCCATGATTTTCAAGTTTTTTCTTGAAGGCCAGAACCCCCTCGCGGCGGGTCTCGCGGTATCCCCTCTCCGTCACCGGATTCACCGGAATCAGATTGACGAGGCAGTTCATCCCCTTTAGAAGAGCCGCCAGCTTCTCCGCGCATTCGTCCGTGTCGTTCACGCCGCGGATCAGCGAGTACTCAAACGTGAGTCTCCGCCGGTTCACCCTGTAATAATCCCGCAGCGCGTCCATGATCTCCGGTATCCGGTATGCCCGCGCGACCGGCATCAGCCGCTGCCTGAGCACATCGTCGGGCGCATGCAGGGAGAGCGCCAGATTGATCATCAGCTTCTCGCCCGCGAGGCGACGGATCCCCGGAACCAGCCCGCAGGTGGACACCGTGATGTTCCGCTCGCTGATATGAAGGCCGTTCTCATCCGAGAGCATCCGGAGAAAGCGGACCAGATTCTCATAGTTGTCCAGCGGCTCGCCGGTCCCCATCACGACGACGTTGGAGACCCGCTCGCCGGTATCCCTCGAGATGGCGTAGATCTGCCCCAGCATTTCCCCCGGGGTCAGATTCCGTGTGAGACCGAGGAGAGTCGAGGCGCAGAAGGTGCAGCCCATCCGGCAGCCCACCTGAGAGGAAATGCAGACCGAATTACCGTGGTGATAGCTCATCCAGACGCTTTCGACGTAGTTCCCGTCCCGCATGCGGAACAGATACTTCCGCGTCCCGTCGATCTTCGAGATCTGAAGCGCCCGCTGCTCCGGCGCGCCGATGGGCCAGCGGGCGGCCATCTTCTCCCGGAGCGCCGCCGGCACGTTGGTCATCTCGTCCCAGGACCCCGCCAGTTTCCGGTGGAGCCAGCCGTAGATCTGCTCCGCCCGGTATGACTTCTCCCCGAGCGCGCCGACCGCCGCCTTCAGCGCCGGAAGGTCCATCGAGAGGAGGTCCTCCGTCTCTTTTCTTTCTTCCGTCATCGTCTCTTCTTTCTGAACCGGGCGAGGAAGAACCCGTCGGAGTCATGGATACCCGGGATCATCTGCAGCGTTCCCTCCGACGTGGTCAGCTGCCTCAGTTCACGGGGCAGACAGGGGTCGAGGCTCTCCGGCTCGAACGCGAACTGCTTCGCGAACCACCGTGCGTTGTCGATATTCTCCCGCCGGTTCACGGTGCAGGTGCTGTAGATCAGGACGCCGCCCGGGCGGACCATCGTGGCCGCGTTCCGGAGAATCGCCCGCTGAAGCTCCACCAGCGAATCGATTTTCTCCGGCGTCACCCGATACTTGATATCCGATTTACGGCTGATGACCCCGAGTCCCGAGCACGGCAGGTCACAGATGACAAGATCCGCCTTCTCTTCCGATTCCGGATCCGGCAGCAGCGCGTCGCGCTGCATCGGCTTCACATTGATCAGTCCGGCTCTCTTCACGTTGTCGCGGATCAGCTGCACCTTCTCCTCCGTGAGATCCCGCGCCTCGATCATCCCGAATCCGGCCATTTTGTCGGCGAGATGGAGGCTCTTGCCTCCCGGCGCCGCGCAGACGTCGATGACGTAATCGCCTTTCCGCGGAGCGGCGATTTCCGCCACCAGCATGGAGCTCACGTCCTGAGGATAGATCCATCCTTTCCGGAACGCCGCCAGTCCGGGAAGATAGTTGTAATCCGAGATGGTGTAGGCGTACGGCAGATAGGGCGCCTTCCGCACGGTCACGCCCTGCGCCTCAAGCGACTCGATGATCGTGTTTTTCGAGATCCGGTCCGTCTTGAAGCGGACCGTCGTCGGCCGTTCCGTCAGATCCGCCTTCAGCATTCTGCGCGTGACGATGGGGCCGTATGTCTCGAGCCAGTCACGCACCAGCCACTCCGGCATCGAGTAGGTCACCGAGTAGGCCTTCACCGGGTCCTTCTTCTCGTCCGGGTAGGGGATCGAAGTCCCGCTCCGGATGATGGCCCGGAGGACGCCGTTCACGAAGCCCTTCAGATTATAATAGCCTCTCTTCTGGGTCAGCCGGACGGCCTCGTTGACCGCCGCCGCCTCCGGTACGCCGTCCATGAACCGGATCTGGTAGACCGCGCTCCGGAGGATGTCGCTGATCACCGGCTTCATCCGGTCCACGGGCACGGTGGAAAAGCAGTTGATGATGTAATCGATTTCGATCATCCGCTCCACGGTTCCCTCGCAGACCCGGTTGATGAACGCGCGCTCCCGTTTCGTCAGGTACTGATACCGGTCCAGCGCTCCCCGGATCGCCATATGCGAGTAGATCCCGTTCTCACTGATTTCCGTGAGAATCCGCAGGATGATCTCTCTGGGATTTTCCGTCATGCCCTGTGCTTCCTCCTTCTTCCGTCTCTTATGACAGCTGATTGTTCCGGATCGTGTAGCCGCGAAGGAAATCCGAAGCACGCATCCGCTTCCGTCCTTCCAGCTGCAGCTCCTCCGGCACGAGGATCCCGCTTCCGGTACGGATATAGAGTCCTTTCGCGTCCTGGCGCACAATCCGCCCGATTTCCTCCTCCGGTCCCTTCTCGCCGTGCTTCTCCACATGCGCCTTCCAGATCTTCAGGATATGACCGTCGAGATGGGTCCAGGCCGAAGGCCAGGGATTCATGCCCCGCACTTTCCGTTCGATCGACTCCGCGTCCGCGGACCAGTCGATCTCTCCGCTCTCCTTCGAGATCAGCGCGGCGTAGGGCGTCGTGCTCTCCGCCGGCTGTTTCGTGTAGACCGCGGTTCCGTCGGCCACATGGGGGATCGTCTCAATCAGAAGCTTTGCGCCGGCGGCGGCGAGCTCCTCGAAGAGGCTGCCGCCGGTGGTTTCCTCTGTGATCGGCACCCTGCACTGAGAGATGATGTCGCCCGTGTCGAGGCCCTCGTTCATCCGCATGATCGTGACGCCGGTCTCCGCGCAGCCGTCGAGGATCGCATGCTGGATCGGCGCCGCGCCGCGGTAGGCGGGCAGCAGCGAGGCATGCACGTTGAGGCATCCGTACCGGGGCATCCCGAGGATCTCCTTCGGGATGATCTGGCCGAACGCCGCCACCACGATCAGATCCGGCTTCAGCGCCCGGATCTCCTCAACGGCCTCCGGACGGCGCACGCGGACCGGCTGCAGCACCGGAATTCCCCGGCGAAGCGCCTCTTCCTTGACAGGTCCCGGGAGAATCTCTTTCTTCCGTCCTCTCGGACGGTCCGGCTGCGTGACCACGCCGGCCATCTCATAGCCCGCATCGGCGAGCGCGGCCAGAACGCCTACCGCGAAGTCCGGTGTTCCCATAAATACGACTCTCATCTCACTCTTCCTCCCCGTCCTCGTCCTCGGCGGAAGCCACATCATGAACCGGTCCTTCCGCCAGCTCGGTGTACATATGTCCGTCCAGATGATCGATCTCATGGCACATCGCCCGCGCGAGAAGGTCCTCCGCCTCATAGCGAACCGGCTGCATGTCCG harbors:
- a CDS encoding Stp1/IreP family PP2C-type Ser/Thr phosphatase, which translates into the protein MRSYSATDVGRKRNINQDCIFASDQPVGNLPNLYIVADGMGGHNAGDFASRYAVNTVKGFIAESREKNPVKLIDEAIKLANRGIRREASEHEAMLGMGTTIVVTTVIGNYAYTANVGDSRLYLFDGTLTQITKDHSLVEEMVRLGELTREEARTHPDRNIITRAVGAAEDIDIDFFDYQLSPDAMILMCTDGLTNMVDDREIRRILSTSAEIGETPKILVNEANENGGKDNIAVLIISPDADEV
- the rsgA gene encoding ribosome small subunit-dependent GTPase A, which produces MTGIIVKGIAGFYYVYVAGSGIYECKARGIFRKQGRKPLVGDRVRIDVLDRETHQGNLVELLPRTSELARPAAANIDQALLFFAAKTPDPNFVLLDRFLISMEREGIPCVIAFNKADLLTSEEAEKLRGMYMKCGSPVRLVSVREGRGVDELKSMLTGRTTVLAGPSGAGKSSFANAVQSAVRMETGEISRKLSRGKNTTRHAELIPVDEVSWLCDTPGFMALENSGIRKEELKNYYDEFLPYLGRCRFDGCVHISEPDCAVKAALEEGNIDPVRYGNYCLIYEDLKEAEQNRYR
- a CDS encoding ABC transporter permease, whose amino-acid sequence is MRNILSLQIPVEKSDYEKLPAGFYSTEASGTEEVGFWKASWRRLRENRIAMAALVVILIIIVFAVIGPMLSPYTYDEQVHGDENLWPCFSHPFGTDRLGRDLMVRCMTGTRISLLVGVVSAIIVMIIGSIYGSISGLLGGRADTVMMRIVDIIYSVPEILLIVVIKLVIDQPLTNLVENVPFFHPLEKLGSGLIAIFIVYGCLYWVGMARIVRGQVLQLKEMEYVTAAHALGAPNGWLIRNHLLPNCMGQIIATMMMQIPSAIFTEAFLSFLGIGVSAPMASLGSLTSEALSGINRAPYRMLFPAVLISLIILAFNLFGDGLRDALDPKMKKR
- a CDS encoding ABC transporter ATP-binding protein, whose protein sequence is MQTEGENLLEVKHLKKYYEVKQSPFRKGLVRAVDDVSFSIRKGETLGLVGESGCGKSTLGRCVLRLLEPTGGDIFFENQRLNDADMQAYRQKMQIVFQDPYASLDPRKTVSDLIGEGLDLHQLYESREERKEKILSLMNMVGLSEYFYNRYPHEFSGGQRQRIGIARALSVHPEFIVCDEPVSALDVSIQAQVINMLERLQKEKGITYLFIAHDLSVVRHISDRIAVLYLGRLVELASSDELYRNPQHPYTQMLLSAIPIPDPDKSAKRKRVVLEGEIPSPLNPPSGCPFRTRCPRQCAACAETFPGLKEIAPGHFAACTQL
- a CDS encoding thiamine diphosphokinase, which encodes MRTMIVGGGALRPAFLASAARCLSPDFVIAADRGIDALHAADIRPGLILGDYDSADAAVLRSARSSAARDGAQVLTYPAEKNFSDMEAAVREAVKRNSGEIWLLGATGGRLDHFLANILNLTIGTDAGTPSFMLDEQNLLFVTERPVLFRREDEERRLTVIFSGCGPEYTGDAVYVTARMPRAFRYLSFLPLGGPVEKLSLTGVKYPLEAFRLDGRAPSLTISNEMTGAEARADFDSGRLIVILSGDGRPDIFY
- a CDS encoding ABC transporter ATP-binding protein, with the protein product MMKETDAVRNENLLEVKDLKLSFRIRKELVPTIRDVSYTLKRGEVLGIVGESGSGKSISSNAILRLLPENAVIEGGQIIFDGQELLGMPLRELRKIRGRRISEIFQDPMTSLDPLFTIGYQLDEVLKKHTKMAKPEREARSIELLKLVGINQPERRLRQYPHEFSGGMRQRAMIAMALACDPELLIADEPTTALDVTIQAQIIDLLKELKAKLHTSIIFITHDLGVMADICDRVLVMYAGEIVESGDKRQIFYGHRHPYTEGLLHSIPDVEGEEKKPLVPIEGNPPEMSLLGDECAFARRCPYAMKICARKRPEEASLGDGHTVRCWKVFREEQAKEERKDAD
- a CDS encoding ABC transporter permease; amino-acid sequence: MILFEKIMKRVLLAVISLFAIITITFFLMNIIPGDPFMSEKATEATRKILIAKYGLDKPVFVQYIRYLQNLFHGDMGTSYVLQKGRAISTIVTESFAVSMQLGIRALIAAIVIGVPLGCVAGLWKEKPADGVIRVISAVGISIPGYVLAAVLMLVLSVNLKVLPVSYGKPGGEVMPVIVLATYPTCYLMRLTRASILEVLGQDYLKTERAKGMGEGTVIFVHALKNSLIPIITYLGPLTASILTGGFVAESVFNVPGLGRYFVNAISARDYTLIMGVTVFYAALIITMNLICDVLYQIVDPRIEMA
- the pknB gene encoding Stk1 family PASTA domain-containing Ser/Thr kinase; amino-acid sequence: MLKTGTILAGRYEIVGRIGAGGMADVYKAMDSKLNRYVAVKVMKPEFANDSSFISKFRSEAQAAAGLANPNIVNVYDVGEDQGNYYIVMELVEGITLKEYIAKKGKLSVREATSIAIQVCMGLAAAHDQGIVHRDVKPQNICISTDGKVKVTDFGIARAASSNTISANAMGSVHYSSPEQVRGGYSDARSDIYSLGITLYEMVTGRVPFDGETTVAIAIKHLQDEMEPPTKYTPDLPYALEQIIYKCTQKSVDRRYQSMNEVIADLKRSLMEPDGHFVQLAPLTDQGRTVMISDKDREAIREGRLPEGKKQPEQTKSFSSIENARKGVEPEREPEEEKERDNRDEEEGSSGLEKAVTVGSFIVCGLIICILIFFICRAAGLFRTGQPSDSESGAASVTSAAAGTVNVPNIIGMTEADAKTTAASKNLTIQSLGQQSSDQAAGTVVYQSPDAGTAVEANSAISYYVSSGPETIAVPSVTGQYVTDAGKALKQAGFESVSVTKQNSSDVTVGNVISVSPAEGEQVTAKTEITLTVSSGPEGSEDITATSYIGYGEDEAVAAAKAAGFIVTVAYGSSENVDADQVMSQSVNAGDTVAYGSDLTLTVNNPQKAAAESAAESVAETAGGNAASGAARSGASNASSSGRWTATASLLAPTTYQNGAYRLVLVQNVNGTDQQTVIEENTTALTFPYTLRVTGADGVTDGTVYLYEQENGNYVARAEWPVTFKENS
- the rlmN gene encoding 23S rRNA (adenine(2503)-C(2))-methyltransferase RlmN encodes the protein MTEERKETEDLLSMDLPALKAAVGALGEKSYRAEQIYGWLHRKLAGSWDEMTNVPAALREKMAARWPIGAPEQRALQISKIDGTRKYLFRMRDGNYVESVWMSYHHGNSVCISSQVGCRMGCTFCASTLLGLTRNLTPGEMLGQIYAISRDTGERVSNVVVMGTGEPLDNYENLVRFLRMLSDENGLHISERNITVSTCGLVPGIRRLAGEKLMINLALSLHAPDDVLRQRLMPVARAYRIPEIMDALRDYYRVNRRRLTFEYSLIRGVNDTDECAEKLAALLKGMNCLVNLIPVNPVTERGYRETRREGVLAFKKKLENHGIHVTIRREMGRDIDGACGQLRKRCTEMDQKA